A window of Streptomyces sp. NBC_01241 genomic DNA:
GTGAACGGATGGGCCTGCCCGGCTCGAAGAACGCCTGCGAGCAGGGCGAGTGCGGATCGTGCACGGTCCGTCTGGACGGTGTCCTGGTCTGCTCCTGCCTGGTCGCCGCAGGCCAGGTGGAGGGCCGCGAGGTCGTCACCGTAGAGGGGCTCGCGGACTTCGCCGCCCACCGCTCCCAGGCACACCCGGGCAGTGGCTGCGCCTCCGGCGCCTGCGGCACCGCACTCGACAAGGCACGCCAGTGGGAAGCCGAGCCGGCCGGCGAGGATGGCCGGGACACCGGTGAACTCTCCCCGATCCAGCAGGCGTTCATCGACGCCGGCGCCGTTCAGTGCGGTTTCTGCACCCCCGGCCTGCTGGTCGCCGCGGACGAACTGCTCGAACGCAACCCGGAACCGTCCGACGCGGACATCCGTGAGGCGCTCTCCGGCAACCTCTGCCGCTGCACCGGCTACGAGAAGATCCTCGACGCGGTCCGCCTCGCGGCCGCCCGCGCGGAAGAAACGGTCTGACGATGGGCGTTACCGGCAACCCCACCAGCATCAACCAGGGCACCCGTACCAAGGGCCGCATCGGCGAGTCCACGCTCCGCCCCGACGGCATCCTGAAGGTCACCGGTGAGTTCGCGTACTCCTCCGACATGTGGCACGAGGACATGCTCTGGGGTCACACGCTGCGCTCCACGGTCGCGCACGCCGAGATCGTCTCCATCGACACCTCGGAAGCGCTCGCCACCTCCGGCGTCTACGCCGTACTCACCTACGACGACCTGCCGACCTCGGTGAGGAACTACGGGCTGGAGATCCAGGACACCCCGGTCCTCGCCCACGGCAAGGTCCGCCACCACGGCGAACCGGTGGCACTCGTCGCCGCCGACCACCCCGAGACGGCCCGGCGCGCAGCCGCGAAGATCAGGATCGAGTACCGCGAGCTGCCCGTCGTCACCGACGAGGCCTCGGCCACCGCCCCCGACGCGCCCCTCATCCACGAGGGCCGCGACGACCACCACGCCGGGCACGTACCGCACCCCAACATCGTCCACCGCCAGCCCATCGTCCGCGGCGACGCGGACGCGGCGGCGGCCCGCGCCGATGTCGTGGTCAGCGGTGAGTACGTCTTCGGCATGCAGGACCAGGCCTTCCTCGGCCCCGAGTCCGGTCTGGCCGTGCCCGCCGAGGACGGCGGCGTCGACCTGTACGTCGCCACCCAGTGGCTCCACTCCGACCTGCGCCAGATCGCCCCCGTCCTCGGCCTGCCCGAGGACAAGGTCCGGATGACGCTCTCCGGAGTGGGTGGCGCCTTCGGCGGCCGCGAGGACCTGTCGATGCAGATCCACGCCTGCCTGCTCGCCCTGCGCACCGGCAAGCCGGTCAAGATCGTCTACAACCGGTTCGAGTCCTTCTTCGGGCATGTGCACCGTCACCCCGCCAAGCTCTGGTACGAGCACGGCGCCACCCGCGACGGCAAGCTGACCCATATGAAATGCCGCATCGTGCTGGACGGCGGAGCCTACGCCTCCGCCTCACCGGCCGTCGTCGGCAACGCCTCCTCGCTCGGTGTCGGTCCGTACGTCGTCGACGACGTGGACATCGAGGCCATCGCGCTCTACACCAACAACCCGCCGTGCGGCGCCATGCGCGGCTTCGGCGCGGTCCAGGCCTGCTTCGCCTACGAGGCCCAGATGGACAAGCTCGCCGCCGAACTGGGCATGGACCCGGTCGAGTTCAGGCAGCTCAACGCCATGGAGCAGGGCAGCGTCCTGCCGACCGGACAGGTCGTCGACTCGCCCGCCCCGGTCGCCGAGCTGCTGCGCCGGGTCAAGGCCATGCCGCTGCCGCCCGAGCGCCAGTGGGAGGTGGCCGGCGAACAGGCCGACGTACGGGCCCTGCCCGGCGGACTCTCCAACACCACCCATGGCGAAGGCGTCGTACGCGGCGTCGGCTACGCGGTCGGCCTCAAGAACGTCGGCTTCTCCGAGGGCTTCGACGACTACTCCACCGCCCGGGTGCGGATGGAGGTCGTCGCCGGCGAACCCGTCGCGACCGTGCACACCGCCATGGCCGAGGTCGGACAGGGCGGCGTCACCGTCCACGCCCAGATCGCCCGAACCGAACTCGGCGTCACCCAGGTCACCATCCATCCGGCCGACACCCAGGTCGGCTCCGCAGGCTCCACCTCCGCCTCCCGGCAGACCTATGTCACCGGTGGCGCCGTGAAGCACTCCTGCGAGGCCGTCCGCGAGAAGGTCCTGGAGATGGGCCGCCGCAAGTTCGGTACGTACCACCCCGCCTGGGCCACCGCCGAACTGCTCCTGGAGGGCGGCAAGGTCGTCACCGACGGAGGTGAGGTGCTGGCCGATCTGGTCGACGTACTGGAGGACGAAGCGGTCGACATCGAGCTGGAGTGGCGCCACCGGCCCACCGAGGCGTTCGACCTCCGCACCGGACAGGGCAACGGCCACGTCCAGTACTCCTTCGCCGCCCACCGCGCGGTCGTCGAGGTCGACACCGAACTCGGCCTGGTCAAGGTCATCGAACTGGCCTGCGCCCAGGACGTCGGCAAGGCGCTCAACCCGCTCTCGGTCGTCGGCCAGATCCAGGGCGGCACCACCCAGGGCCTGGGCGTCGCCGTCATGGAGGAGATCCTCGTCGACCCGAAGACCGCGAAGGTGCGCAACCCGTCCTTCACGGACTACCTGATCCCCACCATCCTCGACACCCCGACGATCCCGGTCGACGTGCTCGAACTCGCCGACGACCACGCCCCGTACGGGCTCCGTGGCGTTGGTGAGGCCCCCACCCTGTCGTCGACCCCGGCCGTCCTCGCGGCGATCCGGAACGCGACGGGCCTGGAGCTCAACAGGACACCGGTACGCCCCGAGCACCTCACGGGCACCTGAGTCTCCGGCTCCTTTCGAACCCTCCGGGCGGTGCGTGCCTCCCAGGAACGTCACACTTCCGTTGCCCGCACCGCCCGGAGCACTCAAGTGCCGCATCCTTCACGGATGTTGGCGCGACGAGTAGTCCCGCAGCAAAGCAGCCCAGCGGTGACGACGCAGTCCCGCGGCAACGCAGTCCCGCGGTGACGACGCAGTCCCGCGGAAAAGCTGCTCAGCGGTGACGACGCAGTCAGGCACTTCCGTAGTACCAGCACAATCCACTCTGCATGCTCAGTTCGCCTCGGGCCGTCCCCCGGGTCGTGCCGCCAGCGCAGTCATCCCAAATCCCGCTTACCGATTCTCCATCGCGGGTGCCCCTGTGAACCTTGGGAGTCAGGCATCATGACCCAGCAGTCAGTGGAGCCCGGGACCATTGCGGAGGACGCGGGCTCCGGCTCGCGCATCCCCGCAGGAAGATCCTGGCTCGACCGGTACTTCCACATCTCCGAACGTGACTCGACCGTCGCACGCGAAGTGCGCGGCGGCATCACGACCTTCATGGCGATGTGTTACATCCTCCTGCTCAACCCGCTCCTGCTGTCCGGACCGGACGTGGCGGGCCACCGGCTCAGCCACGCCGGGCTGATCACGGCGACCGCGCTCGCCGCCGCCGTCTCGACCCTGCTGATGGGTTTCATCGGCAAGGTGCCCCTCGCTCTCGCCGCGGGACTCTCCGTCTCCGGCGTGCTCGCCACCCAGGTGGCGCCCCACATGACGTGGCCGCAGGCCATGGGCATGTGTGTGATGTACGGCGTGGTGATCGTGCTGCTGGTCGTCACCGGGCTGCGCGAGATCATCATGAACGCGATACCGCTGGCCCTGAAGCACGGCATCACCATCGGCATCGGCATGTTCATCGCGCTGATCGGCCTCGTCAACGCCGGCTTCGTCGGCAAGGGCGCCCCGGTCACGCTCGGCGTGGGCGGACAGCTCTCCGGCTGGCCCGTACTGCTCTTCTGCGTCACCCTGCTGCTCATCTTCATGCTGCAGGCCCGCAATGTGCCCGGCGCGATCCTGATCGGCATCGTCGTCGGCACCGTCCTCGCCGTCATCGTCAACACCGTCGGTGACATCAGCCCCAAGGCATGGGGCGGCAGCGCACCCGAACTGCAGGGCAGCGCCGTCTCGATGCCCGACTTCGGGCTCTTCGGCCATGTCGAGTTCGGCGGCTGGGGCGACATCGGCGTCATGACCGTAGGCATGATCGTCTTCACCCTGGTGCTGGCCGGCTTCTTCGACGCGATGGCGACCATCATCGGCGTCGGTACCGAGGCCGGGCTCGCCGACAGCAGGGGCCGGATGCCCGGCCTGTCCAAGGCGCTGTTCATCGACGGCGTGGGCGGGGCGGTCGGCGGCGTCTCCGGAGCCTCCGGCCAGACCGTTTTCATCGAGTCGGCGACCGGCGTCGGCGAGGGGGCCCGCACGGGTCTGTCCTCCGTCGTCACCGGTGTACTCTTCGCCGCCGGACTGTTCTTCACCCCGCTCGCCCAGATCGTGCCGGGGCCGATCGCCGCCGCCGCACTGGTCGTCATCGGCGCGATGATGATGCAGAATGCCCGCCATGTCGACTGGAGCGACCGCTCCGTCGCGGTGCCGGTCTTCCTGACGGTCGCCCTGATGCCGTTCACGTACTCCATCACCGCCGGTGTCGGCGCCGGAGTGATCTCCTTCGTCGCGATCAAGGCGGCGCAGGGCAGATTCCGTGAGGTCGGCGTGTTCATGTGGGTACTGACCGGTGTGTTCGTCGTGTACTTCGCGCTCAGCCCGATCGAGAGTTGGATCGGGGCCAAGTAGGCCCGTCCGTAACGGGACCGGCCCGTCCCTCCGCACCCCCGTAGAAGGAGAAACGCCATGCTGGACATCGCCGAAGAGCTCAACCGGTGGGTCGAGCAGGGACGCGACTTCGCCGTGGCCACCGTCGTGGCGGTCGGCGGGAGCGCGCCCAGGCAGCCGGGAGCCGCCCTCGCAGTCGACCGCGACGGCACGGCGATCGGTTCGGTCTCCGGCGGGTGTGTGGAGGGCGCGGTGTACGAGCTGTGCGGGCAGGCCCTCGACGACGGCAGCACCGTCCGGGAGCGGTTCGGCTACAGCGACGAGGACGCCTTCGCGGTCGGACTGACCTGCGGCGGCGTCATCGACATCCTGGTCACACCGGTCCGTGCGGACGATCCCGCACGGACGGTGTTCGCCGCCGCACTGGCTGCCGCCGCTCGGGGGGCGGCGGCGGCCGTCGCCAGGATCACCGACGGGCCCGCGGAGCTCCTCGGCCGGCCCCTGCTCGTCCACCCCGACGGCTCGTACGAGGGCGGGCTCGGCGGACACCCGGAGCTGGACCGCACCGCGGCGGCCGACGCCCGCGCGATGCTGGACGCGGGCCGTACCGGCTCCGTCACCATCGGCGCCGACGGCTCGCGCTGCGGGCAGCCGCTCACCCTGCTCGTCGAATCGAGCGTCCCGCCGCCCCGGATGATCGTCTTCGGGGCCATCGACTTCGCGTCCGCGCTGGTCCGGGCCGGAAAATTTCTCGGATACCACGTCACATTGTGCGACGCACGCCCCGTCTTCGCGACGAAGGCCCGCTTCCCGGAGGCCGACGAGCTGGTCGTCGACTGGCCGCACCGCTATCTCGCGGCGACCGAAGTCGACGCGCGCACCGTCCTGTGCGTCCTCACCCACGACGCCAAATTCGATGTCCCGCTGCTGGAACTGGCGTTGAGACTGCCGGTGGCGTACGTCGGAGCGATGGGCTCGCGCCGCACCCACCTGGAGCGCAACGACCGGCTGCGCGAAGTCGGCTTCACGGAGCGGGAACTGGCCAGGCTGCACTCGCCGATCGGCCTCGATCTCGGCGCCCGAACCCCCGAGGAGACCGCGCTGTCGATCGCCGCCGAAATCGTCGCCGACCGGCGCGGCGGCAGCGGAGTACCGCTCAAGGGGGCGCACACACCGATCCATCACGAAGGCGACGGGGCGTCGACGGCAGTGATCACTTCCGTGGCTTGAACCTTTCCGTGAACCACGGTTGTCCGTGGGCGGGTTGCCGCCACGGCGGCTTCACGCCAGGCGTGAACTCAGCCGTAGCCTCGGTTTTGCCTCTAGACCTGCCGCATGACATTTACATCCTCCTCTGCTTCCGGCCGGGCGAGATCGGCTCGTGCGGGACGCAGGGCTCTGCTCATAGCGACTTCGGTCGCCCTGGTGAGTGGCGCACTGTTGCCCGCAGCGGGCTCCGCTTCCGCCGCCGCAGTTCAGTCCGAGCCCGCCGACCGCCAGGCCGCCGCCCCCGTCAAGGAGTACGACATCACCCTGCTCACGGGGGATGTCGTGCATTACTCGGACGGTGTCGGCAAGCAGGACACCGTCACCGTGGACCGCCCCGACGGAGCGGTCGGCGGCGTGCATGTCCAGCAGGCCGGTGACGATCTGTACGTCCTGCCGGACGAGGCCAACTCCCTCATCGCAGCGGGCAAGTTGGACCGTCGGCTGTTCAATGTCACGGCTTTGGCCAAGATGGGGTACGACGACAGGAGGTCGGGCGGCATTCCGCTGATCGCGACCTACCCGGCGAGCCAGGGCCGCTCACTGCCCGCCGCTCCTCGCGGCGCGAAGAAGACCCTTACCCTGGCGAGCATCCACGGCGCCGCGCTGAAGGCCGGGAAGGACACCGCCCGGACCTTCTGGAACGACATCGCCCTTAAGGCCCGTTCGCTGGACAACGGCATCGCGAAGCTCTGGCTCGACGGCCGGGTGGAGGCCGCGCTCAAGGACTCCGTGCCGCAGGTCAACGCCCCGCAGGCGTGGGCCGAGGGCTACGACGGCAAGGGCTCCAAGGTCGCCGTCCTGGACACCGGAATCGACGCGACCCACCCGGACGTCAAGGACCGCATTCTCGAAACGAAGAGCTTCGTGCCGGGCGAGGAGGTCGTGGACAAGAACGGCCACGGTACACATGTCGCCTCCACGATCGCGGGCTCCGGCGCCGCGTCGGAGGGTGTCAACAAGGGCGTCGCCCCCGGCGCCGACCTGATCATCGGCAAGGTGCTCAGCAACGGTGGTTCCGGCGCGGACTCCGGCATCATCGAAGCCATGGAGTGGGCGAAGGCCGAAGGCGCCGACGTCGTCTCCATGAGCCTCGGCTCCAGCATCCCGGACGACGGCTCCGACCCGATGTCCCAGGCCGTCGACGCCCTTTCCGCCGACGGCGGCCCGCTGTTCGTGATTGCCGCGGGCAACTCCTACGGCGCGGGCACCATCGGCTCGCCCGGCTCGGCGGAGAAGGCGCTCACCATCGCCGCCGTCGACAAGCAGGACAACCGCGCGGCCTTCTCCTCGATGGGCCCGCTCGTGAGGTCCTACGGCCTCAAGCCCGATCTCTCCGCACCGGGTGTGAACATCAACGCCGCCGCCTCGCAGGCGGTCCCGGGCATCAGCGGGATGTACCAGTCGATGTCGGGTACGTCGATGGCGACCCCGCACGTCGCGGGCGCCGCGGCCATCCTGAAGCAGCGTCACCCCGACTGGTCCGGCCAGCGGATCAAGGACGCGCTGATGAGCTCGTCGAAGAAGCTCGACGCGTACACCCCGTACGAGCAGGGCACCGGTCGGCTCGATGTGAAGGCGGCCGTCGACACCACTATCGAGGCCACCGGCTCCGTCGCGGTCGCCTCCTACAACTGGCCGCACTCCGCGTCCGACCCGGTCGCCCAGCGGACGATCACCTACCGCAATACGGGTGCGAAGGACGTCACCCTCGACCTGGCCACGGACACGGACGCCGACGCGTACACCCTGTCGACGAAGCGGCTGACCGTCCCGGCCGGTTCCACCGCCGATGCCGTGCTCTCGCTGGACCCGTCGAAGGTCGCGAACGACACACAGTTCTCCGGCCAGGTCATCGCCAAGGACGCGGCGGGAACCACCGTCGCCCACACCGGCTTCGCCCTGAACAAGGAGCAGGAGCTGTACGACCTGACGCTCAGGCTCCGTGACCGTGACGGCAAGCCGATGGACGGTCTGGTCGTCATCGGCGCGCTCGGCGACCCGAACCTGAGCGTCGTCCCGGTGTCGGGCGAGTACACGCTGCGGTTGCCGCCGGGCAACTACAACGCCTGGACCGCCGCCGACATTGCCGGCGACCGCGCCGACTCGCGGGCCGTGGCATTCCTCGCGGCCCCCGAGACGATCCTCGACAAGGCGACCACGGTCACCCTCGACGCGTCCAAGGCCCACAAGGTCAGTGTGCGGACTCCGAAGGAGACCGAGACCCGGCAGCTGCGCTACGACATGGCACGTACCGCACCGGACGGCACGGTCCAGCGCGACGCGTATCAGATCCCGTTGACCTACGACCAGCTGTGGGCCAGTCCCACCAAGAAGGTCACGCAGGGCAGCTTCTCCTTCCTGACCCGCTGGCGGCAGGGCGAGAAGCAGCTGGATGTATCGGCCGGCGGCCGTGACGTGCCGGTCTTCCCGCAGGGTGGTGCGGCCATCGCCGAAAACGGCGAGAAGAAGCTGGCCGGCGTCTTCGCGGGCAACGGCTCCGTGGCCGACTACGAGGGTCTGAACGTCAAGGGCAAGGCCGTCGTCATCCGCAGCAGTGACGCGGTCGCTCCCGCCGACCGGCTCGCGGGCGCGGTGGCCGCGGGCGCCGGGGCACTGTTCGTCGTCAACGACGGCGACGGCGTCCTGATGGAGAGCTACACCCCCTACGGGACCAAGGGCACCATCCCGGTCGCCTCGGTCCAGCGCCTGGCGGGCGAGGACCTGATCAAGTCTGCCCAGCACGGTGCGAAGCTGACGATCGGGCAACACCGTTTCGCCGGTTACGTGTACGACCTGGTCGACCGCCACGACGGCGTCGTCCCGGACCGCTCGCTGGAGTTCGCTCCGTCGACCCGCCAGCTGGCGAAGGTGGAGAACACCTTCTACGGCCACAAGGACGTGCTCGGCGCGGGCTTCCGCTACGACATTCCGGACTACGGCCCGGGTCTCGGCTTCGAGGAGTACGAGAAGTTCCCCGGCACCCGCGAGGAGTGGGTCACCCCGCTTCCGGGCGCCTCCTTCTGGTACGAGAACCACTCGGTCTTCAACGCCACCGAGACGGACTTCGCGCAGGAGATGCGCAGCGGCGAGCTGGACTACACGGCGGGCCGCACCTACCCTGCGGAGTGGTTCGCGCCGATCACCCGTCCGCGTCTGGGCACCGGCTACTGGGGTCCGTTCCGGACCACCTACAACGACATGCAGTTCAACCTCACCCCGTGGACGGACTCGGGCGCGGGCCACGCGGGCGACATGTACGCGGACGAGTACGACACCACCACCACCGCGATCTACCAGGGCGATACCCTGATCAAGAAGGTCGCGGGCCGGGCCGGCTACTTCGGAAACCTGTCGCCGGAGAAGCTGCCCTACCGTTTCGTGCTCGACTCCAAACGTGACGGCGACCTGTGGAAGACCTCCACCCGCACGCACACCGAGTGGAACTTCGTCTCGGGCGCAATGGACGAGAACGGCCCGTACCGGGCCGACCTTCCGCTGCTGCAGTTGGACTACAAGGTCGACACCGACCTCGCCGGTGACGTCAAGGCCGGCCAGTGGGCCGAGATCGCTCTCACCTCCGGTACGCAGGAGTGGATGGACGGCGCGGTGAAGGCGAAGAAGGCCTCGCTGTCGGTCAGCTACGACGACGGCAAGAACTGGAGCGACGTGGAAGTGCGCGAGAGTTCGGCCGGTTCCTGGACCGCCCGGTTCAAGGCGCCCAAGCAGGCCGGCGGATTCGTCTCGATCAAGGCGCACGCCGAGACCGAAGACGGGCTCGGCATCGATCAGGAAATCATCCGGGCGTTCGGCCTGAAGTGACTGTCCGGCTGAAGTGGCCTGCTGACAGTTCCTCTTGAGGTTGCTCGCAAGACGGGCGGGAGGCGCTCGGGAGGCACGCAGGAGGTTGCGAACGAGGTGGCTCCACACCC
This region includes:
- a CDS encoding (2Fe-2S)-binding protein, translating into MRVNFTVNGRRHEADDVWEGESLLYVLRERMGLPGSKNACEQGECGSCTVRLDGVLVCSCLVAAGQVEGREVVTVEGLADFAAHRSQAHPGSGCASGACGTALDKARQWEAEPAGEDGRDTGELSPIQQAFIDAGAVQCGFCTPGLLVAADELLERNPEPSDADIREALSGNLCRCTGYEKILDAVRLAAARAEETV
- the pucD gene encoding xanthine dehydrogenase subunit D; the protein is MGVTGNPTSINQGTRTKGRIGESTLRPDGILKVTGEFAYSSDMWHEDMLWGHTLRSTVAHAEIVSIDTSEALATSGVYAVLTYDDLPTSVRNYGLEIQDTPVLAHGKVRHHGEPVALVAADHPETARRAAAKIRIEYRELPVVTDEASATAPDAPLIHEGRDDHHAGHVPHPNIVHRQPIVRGDADAAAARADVVVSGEYVFGMQDQAFLGPESGLAVPAEDGGVDLYVATQWLHSDLRQIAPVLGLPEDKVRMTLSGVGGAFGGREDLSMQIHACLLALRTGKPVKIVYNRFESFFGHVHRHPAKLWYEHGATRDGKLTHMKCRIVLDGGAYASASPAVVGNASSLGVGPYVVDDVDIEAIALYTNNPPCGAMRGFGAVQACFAYEAQMDKLAAELGMDPVEFRQLNAMEQGSVLPTGQVVDSPAPVAELLRRVKAMPLPPERQWEVAGEQADVRALPGGLSNTTHGEGVVRGVGYAVGLKNVGFSEGFDDYSTARVRMEVVAGEPVATVHTAMAEVGQGGVTVHAQIARTELGVTQVTIHPADTQVGSAGSTSASRQTYVTGGAVKHSCEAVREKVLEMGRRKFGTYHPAWATAELLLEGGKVVTDGGEVLADLVDVLEDEAVDIELEWRHRPTEAFDLRTGQGNGHVQYSFAAHRAVVEVDTELGLVKVIELACAQDVGKALNPLSVVGQIQGGTTQGLGVAVMEEILVDPKTAKVRNPSFTDYLIPTILDTPTIPVDVLELADDHAPYGLRGVGEAPTLSSTPAVLAAIRNATGLELNRTPVRPEHLTGT
- a CDS encoding NCS2 family permease, coding for MTQQSVEPGTIAEDAGSGSRIPAGRSWLDRYFHISERDSTVAREVRGGITTFMAMCYILLLNPLLLSGPDVAGHRLSHAGLITATALAAAVSTLLMGFIGKVPLALAAGLSVSGVLATQVAPHMTWPQAMGMCVMYGVVIVLLVVTGLREIIMNAIPLALKHGITIGIGMFIALIGLVNAGFVGKGAPVTLGVGGQLSGWPVLLFCVTLLLIFMLQARNVPGAILIGIVVGTVLAVIVNTVGDISPKAWGGSAPELQGSAVSMPDFGLFGHVEFGGWGDIGVMTVGMIVFTLVLAGFFDAMATIIGVGTEAGLADSRGRMPGLSKALFIDGVGGAVGGVSGASGQTVFIESATGVGEGARTGLSSVVTGVLFAAGLFFTPLAQIVPGPIAAAALVVIGAMMMQNARHVDWSDRSVAVPVFLTVALMPFTYSITAGVGAGVISFVAIKAAQGRFREVGVFMWVLTGVFVVYFALSPIESWIGAK
- a CDS encoding XdhC family protein is translated as MLDIAEELNRWVEQGRDFAVATVVAVGGSAPRQPGAALAVDRDGTAIGSVSGGCVEGAVYELCGQALDDGSTVRERFGYSDEDAFAVGLTCGGVIDILVTPVRADDPARTVFAAALAAAARGAAAAVARITDGPAELLGRPLLVHPDGSYEGGLGGHPELDRTAAADARAMLDAGRTGSVTIGADGSRCGQPLTLLVESSVPPPRMIVFGAIDFASALVRAGKFLGYHVTLCDARPVFATKARFPEADELVVDWPHRYLAATEVDARTVLCVLTHDAKFDVPLLELALRLPVAYVGAMGSRRTHLERNDRLREVGFTERELARLHSPIGLDLGARTPEETALSIAAEIVADRRGGSGVPLKGAHTPIHHEGDGASTAVITSVA
- a CDS encoding S8 family serine peptidase, whose translation is MTFTSSSASGRARSARAGRRALLIATSVALVSGALLPAAGSASAAAVQSEPADRQAAAPVKEYDITLLTGDVVHYSDGVGKQDTVTVDRPDGAVGGVHVQQAGDDLYVLPDEANSLIAAGKLDRRLFNVTALAKMGYDDRRSGGIPLIATYPASQGRSLPAAPRGAKKTLTLASIHGAALKAGKDTARTFWNDIALKARSLDNGIAKLWLDGRVEAALKDSVPQVNAPQAWAEGYDGKGSKVAVLDTGIDATHPDVKDRILETKSFVPGEEVVDKNGHGTHVASTIAGSGAASEGVNKGVAPGADLIIGKVLSNGGSGADSGIIEAMEWAKAEGADVVSMSLGSSIPDDGSDPMSQAVDALSADGGPLFVIAAGNSYGAGTIGSPGSAEKALTIAAVDKQDNRAAFSSMGPLVRSYGLKPDLSAPGVNINAAASQAVPGISGMYQSMSGTSMATPHVAGAAAILKQRHPDWSGQRIKDALMSSSKKLDAYTPYEQGTGRLDVKAAVDTTIEATGSVAVASYNWPHSASDPVAQRTITYRNTGAKDVTLDLATDTDADAYTLSTKRLTVPAGSTADAVLSLDPSKVANDTQFSGQVIAKDAAGTTVAHTGFALNKEQELYDLTLRLRDRDGKPMDGLVVIGALGDPNLSVVPVSGEYTLRLPPGNYNAWTAADIAGDRADSRAVAFLAAPETILDKATTVTLDASKAHKVSVRTPKETETRQLRYDMARTAPDGTVQRDAYQIPLTYDQLWASPTKKVTQGSFSFLTRWRQGEKQLDVSAGGRDVPVFPQGGAAIAENGEKKLAGVFAGNGSVADYEGLNVKGKAVVIRSSDAVAPADRLAGAVAAGAGALFVVNDGDGVLMESYTPYGTKGTIPVASVQRLAGEDLIKSAQHGAKLTIGQHRFAGYVYDLVDRHDGVVPDRSLEFAPSTRQLAKVENTFYGHKDVLGAGFRYDIPDYGPGLGFEEYEKFPGTREEWVTPLPGASFWYENHSVFNATETDFAQEMRSGELDYTAGRTYPAEWFAPITRPRLGTGYWGPFRTTYNDMQFNLTPWTDSGAGHAGDMYADEYDTTTTAIYQGDTLIKKVAGRAGYFGNLSPEKLPYRFVLDSKRDGDLWKTSTRTHTEWNFVSGAMDENGPYRADLPLLQLDYKVDTDLAGDVKAGQWAEIALTSGTQEWMDGAVKAKKASLSVSYDDGKNWSDVEVRESSAGSWTARFKAPKQAGGFVSIKAHAETEDGLGIDQEIIRAFGLK